TAAGATTAGCTAGACTGCTAGAGACGCATGGTGATAATTAAGAGCCAACTGACCGTCACATCAAGGATACAGAATCGAATTCATGAGTACATTCGATTGAAACCTGGAACGTATAGCATATCCTAATTATTATACCCCTTTTTGGGGCTGAATCTGAGACAAATTAGACATAAAGAATGGAGAACTCAATTGGAAATGTGATCTTGTTAGACAGTTAACGATCACAATATCACTAATGGTGATCCAAATCATAAGAAAAACCATCATTTAAACCTTTTGTGCTTACATTTTAATTACTGTTTGCATGCAGGTGAAATTGGGTGATAAATTAATTACTAATCTATAATGACTTTGTTTTATACGTGCCAGAAGAAAGAGTGTTGAAGAAGGTTGGGTCGTTCATAATGGaagcctgtgtttctttcctcGCAGCTGTCAAAGCTATCTCAGTTGTATGTGGTGTGTGTGTCCCCTTTAACATGCACCTTCTTCATTCCCCGACAGATCAATCCCAGTTGCTttcagatgatgatgatccaTCAAGGCTTTGCTTTGAAAAAAGGACTAAAACCTCAACTCCCAAACTCAGTATTTTGGAGATTTCTAATGAATCAGTTTTCTTGTAACTTGGGTCTTCTTAATAACAAAGAACCGGGATATATTTTGGTGAGAAATAACTTCTCCTTTTTTTGAGACGACAGCGTAGCTATACACGAGTTACGGTGTGCTACAACTCAtcttaaattattaattttttatcttttccagctaaattttagtataaaatattaaaatttaaatattaactcacctcaaatttctatatatatacatatagcccataaataattataaatttttatcTACCCTAACTCATTATAAAATTTTAGCTCCGGCCTTATTTGGGGCGTTCGTCAAAGCTCATCTTACCTAAGAATCGAACATTTTCTCATCTGCTGTTGTTATTAGCAGCCCCGGCCATTATAATTAAGTTTACCTAATGTAGAAGTTTTGCTGTATTAATGATCTGACGTAATAAGAGGTCTCAAGTGCAACAGCTTGCATTTTGGATTCATACATGCATGGTTGAATTAGGACCATTGAGGAATTAGGCCATTATGTTGACATTCCCAAATTCTAGTTTCTTTTAGACATAATTGAGTAATTGACTATCTCATATTAAGTGTATTTTTTGATATCTGTGTATACGCAAATACAGAATCAACTCGTCTATAATGTCGAAACGCCAATATAAGTTCCAAGTCATATTTGGATTCCAATACGTAAACGGGGAATGGAACAGTACGTCCTAGAAAACAAGACGGCAAAACAAGTCTATACTAAAACGTGCAAATTTTGAATACATGAGTAGTTTAAATTTTGTATCACGGTCCTTTCCCCTATGTCACATATAATTGGGAGCAATGGTCACTATTTTTAACATTATCACCTTACTTAATGGATTGATAGCGTATCACATGCTAACACTTTTCTAATACGAGTGTTTTGAGAGTAATGATCATGAAGTTATATAGAAAGTAATAAACACAATGAAAATAGAAAAGTGATCGAAATATGTATTTCGTTAAAACACATAATCACTAGTAATCAACTTGTTATCGTCAAATATTCCTTCTACGTATGTGAACCTACACTactatattttcaaaattactCATATACATATGACTTGTCTTTAGAACTTAGTAAATGATAACACCCATGTTGATCATTGAAACTTATAAACCTCTATTACAAATTTATAATATAAATCATCCGAATAATAGTCTGTCATTGGGAAATAAATTTATCGCTCAACTCTGGTATGTTCATCTAATGCTCATCTCTTACCGCAATGACACGTGTCCCTCTCGATACTATTTCCTAACTATGGTTAACCCTTTTGTCTTTtatctttacaattttttattttctattttctgaTTTAACAATTTGCTCATTACAATTTCTAATTTCTATTTCGTAAATAGAATGAGAAATCAAGGGAAGTCGACCCTTTTCCGATGGCTAAAGCCCTCAACAGTAGCAACTATATATCAACTGGGTCGATCTAGGCAGAAAAACAAGCAGCAGGGCGCTGTTGTTACCTTGAACAATAATCAGGATGTTGTGTTTTCGATTATCGGCAAGCTCGAACACCTTGACCATCTCCGCTTTGCTGCAGCTTGCAAGGAATATATGGCTAGCTCTTTCAACACAATACAAACTCACATCTCAACGATGGAGGAGTAATCAGTACGTTGGTTCCAATGCTCTTGACCTTTAAGGGAGAAAAAACTAGCTAGCACTCTACGTACAGTGTGTTTGCTGGAAAATTTTACGACCACATTCAGTCATCAGTTCCTCCGGATAAGAGGTTATGCCGTTCTAGCCATGGTTGGTTAGCCACAGTAGCCCCAGATCCCACAGTAGTAGTTACAGATCCATACGATTGCTTCACGAATCACGATCAATCATGATGTGGTTATATATACAACTCGATCTCGAACCCTATAGATAAAGCCGAAACACCACCTCATTGTAATCCTTCGTTGCAGGGTTGCGAAGTTCAAAAGGTTATCTAGTTAGTTGATCCATATCCATCTATGAATGGCGATAGCAATTATCCAGTTAGAAATTGGAATGAATTGTTAAAtcagaaaatagaaaattaaaaattgtaaaaataaaagatataaGAATTAACTATGGTTATGAATCAAAATAACACATGTCATTGTTGTGATATGAGGTGGGTGTGCATATCAATTAGACGACAAATTTACTTCTTTTACATTACATCATAAAAATTTTATAATGCTATTTTTAAGTAAATGATGTCTTCTTATTCAACCACATATCTACAAAAACATTACCATTCTGTAATTATTACCTCGATTTTTAGTGAATTTAGTTCCAAAACGTCTCAaaacaagaagagaaagagCTCAAAGTTGTCACCATCCATCAACGAAGCAACCAATCAGACCTTGGATATCATTTTCGTTCCCAAACTTATTCGAAAGGAAGATGTAATCCTCAATCTCAATCTGTCTCCCATATAATTTTCACCTCAGTTTCCGTAAAACCATACGATGAGATAAAATTGGTTATGGAGAGTTACCATATAGTCAAAGAGATTACGTGTAGCAATGAGCATAGTAGAAATATATAGTCAAAGTAAAAGCTTGATCACCACCAAAGCTACAAGATACCACCTCATCTTTAGGAATAGAATTATAAAACTTAGAAGGGAGTCACCTCTCAATCCcacattacaaaaaaaaaaagagagaaaaatatataaagcTCAAAAACTTATTcatattttctctctctctctctctctctctctctctctctctctctcaaacacaaaccaaaaattctcccttcctcttcttctctctaaATCCTTGACAGAATCCTCATACCACTCTATATAGGATCACACAGCAGCCTTTTGATCATCTGCCCACTTCTTCTGCTTCATATTTGATCCTCACAAGTTtggctttttttttggttctcTTAGGAAAAAAGGTTGAATTTTGTACAATTATTGACGGATGCAGATGGGTTTTGTGCAATCGTGGGTTTCTCTGAAATGTAATCTTCATCTCTGAGTTGTTGTTCCTCGGTCTGTGCTGATCATAATGTTGAATTGAACAAGTATCATATGCATATGATTGTGTTCTGTTCCTGGTGGATTCTCTCATTTCTTTTGCTTAATTGTTTATCTGATCAAGTATACTGATGTTTTGGATTTCTCTGATGGTTTTGTGATCTGGGTATTGCCAAAGTTCTGATCTTTTTGGTTTATTtttcttgcaaaactctgctTTATAACTGCAGCCTCTGTTTTTGGTGTTCAATGATGGAGGCTCAATTTGGTCACTTGGATCATATTGATCGGGTTAATCCGAACCGTTTGAGTTATAATGAGTTTACATGGATCAAGTTCTCTATTTTGATGTCAAAATTCTTTCCTCTTTCGGGTGTCTTTAGGCTTCGGGAATATCCATTCCTGGAAGACTCGTATTCTTCATCTCAAAGTtaccatcttttagtgttcaTCAAGGAACCAAACTGATAAAACTGTTATGTTTATCCCTCATTCTATTAGAGGTTCTAAAAAGTTTTCTGATTTGCTTCTGTTGAACTATGATCAGGTGATCCGTCACTGAGTTTCCTTCCAGGTCAAGTTTTTTAGTGTTTGGTGTTTTGATATGAATTCCTTGAATGCTCAAGTCCAAGTTCATGGTTTTTGTTTCTGACACATTCCCGATCATATGTTGATTGGACATAAGTTGTTGCATTATGTGTTGTTGTACTTGCTGAGTTGCTGTCATTTTaaacagttttttttatagGTATGCTTTCTATTTGTAGGTTTGAGCTAGGCATGAAGTTTGTTGATCAATAACATATTTTTGAAGGTAGATACTGCTACATAGATAAGAACATTATGAATTTCGGAGACATTAGATGCTAATGCTGGATATTTTGAATTTCCGAAATATTAGAACTACTTTGCCAAGCTTGGCAACTGCGAATTTAGGCAGTGCCAATGGATGCCACAGCAAGCGGAACCCCAACTATACAATACCATAACATTCCTGACCAGCCAATTACCACCATTGTTGCCACTCCTGTACCAACATATGAAAGGCGGCAACGCCATTGCTTTGGGACCTCCTCAACCCCCGGAGAGTTCCCTTTAGCTGCCAACCCCTCAATTGTCCTTCATGTTCTTACTGCTTGCAATTTGGACCCTCAAGACCTTGCAAAGTTAGAGGCAAGTGATCTGTTGCtctatgttttgatttcatcGCGCTGCTTTAAATCCTAGATttgttgatcctgccagtttGATTTTGGATGTTTGTGTTTGCAGGGAACATGTTCCTTTTTCAGGCAGCCTGCAAACTTTGCTCCTGACTTTGATTTGTGCATATCTGAACTTGCTGCTCTGGACATGTGCCAGAAGAGAGCTATATTTAAGCCAATGATGGCTGAACAGCGCCAAGAATTGAAGCAAAGATGTGGCGGATCATGGAAACTGGTCCTGAGGTTTCTATTAGCTGGAGAAGCATGTTTCAGAAGGGAGAAATCGCAGGCCATTGCTGGGCCTGGTCACAGCATTGCTGTGACTTCAAAAGGAGCTGTCTACTCATTTGGTTCTAATAGCTCAGGACAGCTTGGACATGGCACCACTGAAGAGGAATGGAGGCCTAAGCCAATCAGGTTGCCAACTTTTGTCCAGTCCTTAAGACACCATTGTGTAAGTTGCGAGAAACAGGAAAGAGAAATTGTTGACTTAATGGAACTCCATTATGTTGCAGATCGCTGCAAGGCATTCGTATTATTCATGCAGCTGCTGGGGCTGGCAGGACAATGCTGATTAGTGATGCGGGGAAGGTGTATGCCTTTGGGAAGGACTCCTTTGGTGAAACTGAGTACGGTGTTCAAGGATCAAAGCTGGTTACCACTCCACAATTGGTTGAGTCCTTGAAAGATATATTTGTGGTGCAAGCTGCAATTGGAAACTTCTTCACAGCTGTGTTGTCAAGGGAAGGCAGGGTATATACATTTTCTTGGGGAAGTGACAGCAAACTTGGTCACCAAACTGAACCAAATGATGTTGAGCCCCATCCTTTATTGGGAGCACTTGAGAATGTTCCTGTGGTGCAAATTGCAGCTGGATACTGCTACCTTCTTGCTCTGGCCTGTCAGCCTAATGGAATGTAAGcatttttttcatgtctttgTATCCGTggctaatatttttttttttcagaaaaaatgtaaaaataaaaataacttgttTTTGGAATGAACATGTTCACACTTTGTGATTGCGtaagatgaattttttttattttatacatGCCAAGTTATTCTCTGGCCACACCGCCACAGCATATTTCTTTTTAATAGTATTGTTTTTATAATGCTTCTTCCAATATCTTTATATTTGTTCCTTAAAAGCCAAATTTTGAGATTTTCTTACTGTATGCAAGATTATAACTACTCAGTTGTATGATAATCTTCAGGTCTGTTTACTCTGTTGGCTGTGGCTTGGGTGGCAAGCTTGGACATGGTTCAAGAACTGATGAGAAGCTCCCACGACTGATTGAACAATTTCAGCTTTTGAACCTTCAGCCCATGGTGGTTGCAGCTGGTGCCTGGCATGCTGCTGTGGTTGGCCAGGATGGAAGGGTCTGCACGTGGGGTTGGGGTCGTTATGGGTGCTTGGGTCATGGGAATGAAGAGTGTGAATCAGCTCCAAAGGTTGTGGAAGCATTGAGCAATGTGAAAGCTGTACACATAGCTACAGGAGACTACACAACCTTTGTGGTCTCTGAAGATGGTGATGTGTACTCATTTGGCTGCGGAGAATCATCTAGTCTTGGACATAATTCTGCTGCCGATGGACAGGTCTTGCTGATTACTGCctttatttcatttatttacTCTAGTAGTGCCTCTTAAACTACATGCAGAAAGTAAAGTTGTTCATGAACGTTGATAATGATTTCAAAATTTATGTTGGAACCACTTGTTCCTAATGGGTATCAAAATCCTTCACTCTCATTTTTAAAACGTTTACACCAGAAGAAATTCAGTGCATTCCATATGGTTCTGCCTTTTGGCACAGTTAATACTAACTTCTTATGTACCAGATTAATGACCATGCACTACACAGACGGTACAAATGCTAAGTTGCTGAATC
This is a stretch of genomic DNA from Argentina anserina chromosome 4, drPotAnse1.1, whole genome shotgun sequence. It encodes these proteins:
- the LOC126792685 gene encoding ultraviolet-B receptor UVR8, producing MDATASGTPTIQYHNIPDQPITTIVATPVPTYERRQRHCFGTSSTPGEFPLAANPSIVLHVLTACNLDPQDLAKLEGTCSFFRQPANFAPDFDLCISELAALDMCQKRAIFKPMMAEQRQELKQRCGGSWKLVLRFLLAGEACFRREKSQAIAGPGHSIAVTSKGAVYSFGSNSSGQLGHGTTEEEWRPKPIRSLQGIRIIHAAAGAGRTMLISDAGKVYAFGKDSFGETEYGVQGSKLVTTPQLVESLKDIFVVQAAIGNFFTAVLSREGRVYTFSWGSDSKLGHQTEPNDVEPHPLLGALENVPVVQIAAGYCYLLALACQPNGMSVYSVGCGLGGKLGHGSRTDEKLPRLIEQFQLLNLQPMVVAAGAWHAAVVGQDGRVCTWGWGRYGCLGHGNEECESAPKVVEALSNVKAVHIATGDYTTFVVSEDGDVYSFGCGESSSLGHNSAADGQGNRHANVLAPELVSSLKQVNERVVQISLTNSIYWNAHTFALTESGKLYAFGAGDKGQLGIELVANQTERGNPELVNIDLR